The Candoia aspera isolate rCanAsp1 chromosome 6, rCanAsp1.hap2, whole genome shotgun sequence genome has a segment encoding these proteins:
- the P2RY14 gene encoding P2Y purinoceptor 14: MASCSISQLIAANSTTLGFLNQSVWELLGALFWHGSESISSLLKHLKNDQTLCTGTENELNMLNSSNTSENNCVYNKIITQQVLPLTYGFIFIGGILLNGVAAWVFLHIPSKTSFIVYLKNIVIADLIMSLTYPFKIFSDSKIGPWQLNVVVCRFSAVIFYLNMYISIALFGLIGFDRCIKVVKPQSIYSAYNVQRSKIICGVTWGLQLLISFPNVILTNQTPTEDNSNNCMNLKSSLGALWHKASNYTCLGIFWIVFFLLIVFYSSIAKKIYISHQKFKKNSTLAKKKANRNIFTIMLVFIICFVPYHIVRFPYTLSQTTSDYNCELKRVLFYIKELALLLSAANVCFDPIIYVLLCQPFKEKLYQKLHLKVKTSEEFENSRSRKSNAICETVIIL; this comes from the exons ATGGCCAGCTGCAGTATTTCACAGCTGATAGCAGCAAACTCTACAACTCTGGGATTTTTAAACCAGTCAGTGTGGGAATTGCTGGGAGCTTTATTTTGGCATGGATCTGAAAGCATATCATcacttctgaagcatctgaaaaaTGACCAAACTCTGTGTACTG GGACTGAAAATGAACTAAACATGCTCAATTCAAGCAACACTTCAGAAAATAACtgtgtttacaataaaatcattacACAACAAGTTCTTCCACTGACCTATGGTTTCATCTTTATAGGAGGAATACTGTTAAATGGAGTGGCAGCTTGGGTCTTTCTTCACATTCCCAGCAAGACAAGCTTTATTGTTTATCTCAAGAACATTGTCATAGCTGACCTTATTATGAGCTTAACCTACCCTTTCAAAATTTTTTCTGACTCCAAAATTGGACCTTGGCAGCTCAATGTTGTTGTCTGCCGTTTTTCTGCTGTTATTTTTTATCTGAATATGTATATTAGCATAGCATTATTTGGACTCATAGGCTTTGACAGATGCATCAAAGTAGTGAAGCCCCAATCAATCTATTCAGCTTACAATGTCCAGCGTAGCAAAATCATCTGTGGTGTCACATGGGGGCTACAACTTCTTATATCTTTTCCCAATGTTATTTTAACAAACCAAACTCCTACAGAAGACAATTCAAATAACTGTATGAACCTCAAAAGCTCTCTTGGAGCCTTGTGGCACAAAGCTTCAAACTACACATGCCTAGGAATTTTCTGGATCGTGTTTTTTCTCTTAATAGTCTTCTATAGTTCCAttgcaaagaaaatatatatttcacacCAAAAATTTAAGAAAAACTCCACATTGGCAAAGAAAAAGGCCAATCGAAACATTTTCACCATCATGCTTGTATTTATCATTTGTTTTGTTCCATACCACATTGTCAGATTCCCATATACATTAAGTCAAACTACATCAGATTACAACTGTGAGTTAAAAAGAGTACTGTTTTACATAAAAGAACTTGCTTTGCTACTGTCTGCTGCAAATGTTTGCTTTGATCCTATTATTTATGTACTCCTTTGTCAACCATTTAAGGAAAAATTGTACCAAAAATTGCATCTGAAAGTTAAAACATCTGAAGAGTTTGAAAATTCTAGATCAAGAAAATCAAATGCTATTTGTGAAACAGTTATTATTTTATAG
- the GPR171 gene encoding G-protein coupled receptor 171: MALTNSSECNIYSQMQPFTYIYYLIFLIGFIGSCFALWTFQQTEQHRKCMNVYLINLLTADFLLTLALPVKIIVDLGVAPWKLKIFHCQVTACLIYINMYLSIIFLGFVSMDRCLQLTQRYKIYRIQEPSFAKMISAVVWIMVLFIMVPNMMIPIKEIKESSNVGCIDFKTKVGRDWHVFTNFICTAIFLYFSAMVLISNFLVIRLLYQNKYTESYPSVKKALVNILLVTASYIICFVPYHIVRIPYTLSQSKTIITDCFIRESLYKAKESTLLFGVSNLCFDPILYFYLSKTFRLRVTKTFVSFKDRHIPVGDKEMHGEKISQFNVSVETAVLST; this comes from the coding sequence ATGGCTTTAACCAATTCTTCAGAATGCAATATTTATTCTCAAATGCAGCCATttacttatatttattatttgatctTTCTTATTGGGTTCATTGGAAGCTGCTTTGCCCTCTGGACTTTCCAGCAGACAGAGCAGCATCGCAAATGCATGAATGTCTACTTAATTAATCTTCTGACAGCAGATTTTTTGCTGACCCTTGCCTTGCCAGTGAAAATAATAGTAGATTTAGGAGTTGCCCCATGGAAACTAAAAATATTCCACTGTCAAGTCACAGCTTGCCTGATCTATATTAATATGTACTTATCAATCATATTCTTGGGATTTGTAAGCATGGACAGGTGCCTTCAGTTAACACAGAGATACAAGATCTATAGGATTCAGGAACCTAGTTTTGCCAAGATGATATCAGCAGTTGTATGGATAATGGTTCTCTTCATCATGGTACCAAATATGATGATTCCAATCAAAGAGATCAAAGAATCGTCAAATGTAGGATGCATTGATTTCAAAACAAAAGTGGGGAGAGACTGGCATGTGTTCACCAATTTCATATGTACtgcaatatttttgtatttttcagctATGGTGCTTATCTCTAATTTTCTTGTGATCAGATTACTGTATCAGAACAAATATACAGAAAGCTATCCCAGTGTAAAAAAAGCTCTGGTAAACATACTTTTAGTCACTGCAAGCTACATCATATGCTTTGTTCCTTATCATATTGTTCGGATCCCGTATACTCTGAGCCAAAGTAAAACTATAATTACAGACTGTTTTATCAGAGAATCTCTCTACAAAGCAAAAGAATCTACCTTGCTATTTGGTGTATCAAATCTATGCTTTGAtcccattttgtatttttatctttcaaAGACATTTAGATTAAGAGTGACTAAAACTTTTGTATCATTTAAAGATAGACATATTCCTGTAGGTGATAAAGAAATGCATGGAGAAAAAATATCACAGTTTAATGTTTCAGTTGAGACTGCAGTCCTTTCCACATGA